A stretch of Phoenix dactylifera cultivar Barhee BC4 unplaced genomic scaffold, palm_55x_up_171113_PBpolish2nd_filt_p 000130F, whole genome shotgun sequence DNA encodes these proteins:
- the LOC103714439 gene encoding uncharacterized protein PHLOEM PROTEIN 2-LIKE A4-like encodes MASPHQSGVLDSNFTVSKEEGKKEVITLNTKAISIIWGGESCRGRYWRRTPINSFEVAELVSVYWLEVTGKVPLNNFSPSTTYAFFVTLKLKPGASGWDNSPVIFSLKMPGAVVSSKAVKLHEYMGQDWVDVPQGGMQFTVPKDVSGELSFAMYEIRGEKWKKGLMIKEVKFSQL; translated from the exons ATGGCATCCCCCCATCAGAGTGGTGTTCTTGATAGCAACTTCACCGTG agcaaagaagaagggaagaaggaagtgatcaCACTCAACACCAAAGCGATCAGTATAATATGGGGTGGCGAGAGCTGCAGGGGCCGGTACTGGCGGAGGACCCCCATCAACTCCTTTGAGGTCGCCGAGCTCGTGAGCGTCTACTGGCTCGAGGTCACCGGCAAAGTTCCCCTCAACAACTTCAGCCCAAGCACCACGTATGCGTTCTTCGTTACCCTCAAGCTCAAGCCAGGGGCCTCCGGTTGGGACAACTCTCCGGTGATATTTAGTCTCAAAATGCCGGGAGCGGTCGTGTCGTCAAAAGCAGTCAAACTGCATGAATACATGGGACAAGACTGGGTGGATGTTCCTCAAGGAGGGATGCAGTTCACCGTACCTAAGGACGTCTCTGGGGAACTTTCCTTTGCCATGTATGAAATTAGGGGTGAGAAGTGGAAGAAAGGTTTGATGATCAAGGAAGTGAAATTTAGCCAACTTTAA
- the LOC103714440 gene encoding exocyst complex component EXO84C isoform X2, with translation MHSKYLSFLRISEEVIEVEQELIELQKHVSAQGILVQDLISGVCRELEVWNKQSSEEPDAELDPQISELDELLHADKEDPKVTFLQTVDVLLAERKIEEALLALEAEERNYPELNDLGENPSVESSSYKTAFLERKAVLVDQLVGICEQPSVCIAELKKASSGLVKLGKGSLAHQLLLKAYGSRLHKSIEAFLPSCSIYSETYTATLSQLVFSTISLITKESGLIFGDAPTYINRIVQWAECEIESFVHLVKEISPSPETASALRSASICIQASLSHCSILESQGLKFSKLLMVLLHPYIDEVLDMNFRRARRKVLDLAMDEDEVLLSPREGGPLTVAAPSNIMFTNSGKKFMFIVKDLLDQLTSMAILHFGGTILNKLLQLFDKYVETLIKALPGPSEDDNLMEQKESIIFRAETDAQQLTLLGTAFTVADELLPMAVSKIFSPQSESKEAGGGSSEGIGPVAISTVEYKDWRRHLQHSLDKLRDHFCRQYILTFIYSREGKARLDARMYLEGKGEDLFWDSDPLPSLPFQALFARLQQLATVAGDILLGKEKIQKILLSRLTETVVMWLSDEQEFWDVFEDDSVQLQPSGLQQLILDMRFIVEIAVCGGYSSKNVHQLVSAIITRAIGTFSARGIDPQSALPEDEWFVDAAKSAISKLMLETSGSEESEPDEHIAIHDEISDSDETPTSPSTVESTESFASANMGETDGPVYFTDTES, from the exons ATGCATTCAAAGTACCTATCCTTCCTCAG AATATCTGAGGAGGTTATTGAAGTGGAGCAAGAGTTAATCGAGCTACAAAAGCACGTATCTGCTCAAGGAATTCTTGTACAGGATCTAATAAGTGGTGTTTGTCGAGAATTAGAAGTGTGGAACAAACAAAGCAGTGAGGAACCAGATGCTGAGCTAGACCctcaaatttctgaacttgatgAACTCTTGCATGCTGATAAGGAGGATCCTAAGGTCACTTTTTTGCAAACTGTGGATGTTTTGTTGGCAGAGCGTAAAATAGAAGAAGCACTGTTGGCTTTAGAGGCAGAAGAGAGAAATTATCCAGAGTTGAATGACTTGGGGGAAAATCCATCTGTTGAAAGTTCTTCATATAAGACAGCATTCCTTGAAAGAAAGGCAGTGCTTGTGGATCAGCTTGTTGGGATTTGTGAACAACCATCTGTTTGTATTGCTGAACTGAAGAAGGCTTCGTCTGGTTTAGTTAAACTGGGGAAAGGTTCTCTGGCCCATCAGTTGCTGCTAAAAGCATATGGTTCTCGTCTCCACAAAAGCATCGAGGCTTTTCTTCCTTCATGTTCTATATACTCAGAGACATATACTGCTACTCTTTCTCAGCTTGTTTTTTCAACAATTTCATTGATAACAAAAGAATCTGGTTTAATATTTGGAGATGCGCCAACTTATATAAATCGAATTGTGCAATGGGCTGAATGTGAAATAGAGTCTTTTGTTCATTTGGTGAAAGAAATTTCTCCATCACCTGAGACTGCTTCTGCTCTTCGTTCTGCCAGCATATGTATTCAGGCTAGTCTTAGTCACTGCTCAATATTGGAATCGCAAGGACTGAAGTTCTCAAAGTTGCTTATGGTATTATTGCACCCTTATATTGATGAGGTCCTTGATATGAATTTCAGACGAGCAAGAAGAAAGGTTCTTGACTTGGCAATGGATGAAGATGAGGTGCTTCTGTCCCCTCGAGAAGGTGGTCCACTTACTGTTGCTGCCCCATCAAATATCATGTTTACAAACAGTGGGAAGAAGTTTATGTTCATCGTCAAA GATTTATTGGATCAGCTGACATCAATGGCTATACTGCATTTTGGAGGGACTATATTAAACAAGCTTCTCCAACTATTTGATAAATATGTAGAAACATTAATCAAGGCCCTACCTGGCCCTTCTGAAGATGATAACCTAATGGAGCAGAAAGAGTCTATAATTTTTAGGGCTGAAACTGATGCTCAACAACTTACACTTCTAGGAACTGCATTTACAGTTGCTGATGAACTGTTACCAATGGCTGTATCCAAAATTTTTAGTCCACAAAGTGAAAGCAAGGAAGCAGGTGGTGGGTCTTCTGAGGGCATAGGTCCGGTCGCGATTAGTACCGTAGAATACAAGGATTGGAGGCGCCATCTCCAACACTCGCTGGATAAACTCAGAGATCATTTCTGTAGGCAGTATATCTTAACCTTCATTTATTCTCGTGAAGGAAAAGCTAGATTAGATGCTCGGATGTATTTGGAAGGGAAAGGAGAAGATCTTTTCTGGGATTCTGATCCATTGCCTTCCTTGCCATTTCAG GCTTTGTTTGCAAGGTTGCAGCAATTAGCAACTGTAGCTGGTGACATCCTACTTGGGAAAGAAAAGATACAAAAAATTTTGCTTTCAAGGCTAACAGAGACTGTAGTGATGTGGCTTTCGGATGAGCAGGAGTTCTGGGACGTGTTCGAAGATGATTCTGTTCAGCTCCAGCCATCTGGGCTACAACAG TTAATACTTGATATGCGCTTCATTGTTGAAATTGCTGTTTGTGGGGGATATTCATCGAAAAATGTTCACCAACTTGTGTCGGCCATTATAACAAGGGCTATTGGAACGTTCTCTGCTAGAGGCATAGACCCTCAAAG TGCACTTCCGGAGGATGAATGGTTTGTTGATGCTGCTAAGTCAGCAATAAGCAAGCTAATGTTGGAAACTTCGGGATCTGAGGAGTCTGAACCAGATGAGCATATAGCAATACATGATGAGATATCAGATTCTGATGAGACCCCTACAAGCCCATCAACTGTAGAGTCTACAGAATCTTTTGCTTCTGCCAACATGGGCGAAACTGATGGCCCTGTTTACTTTACAGACACCGAATCTTGA
- the LOC103714440 gene encoding exocyst complex component EXO84C isoform X1: MESSEEEDDFLTHEWITPQSSINSIYQSDTEKGIRKICSELLELKDAVENLSGNMHSKYLSFLRISEEVIEVEQELIELQKHVSAQGILVQDLISGVCRELEVWNKQSSEEPDAELDPQISELDELLHADKEDPKVTFLQTVDVLLAERKIEEALLALEAEERNYPELNDLGENPSVESSSYKTAFLERKAVLVDQLVGICEQPSVCIAELKKASSGLVKLGKGSLAHQLLLKAYGSRLHKSIEAFLPSCSIYSETYTATLSQLVFSTISLITKESGLIFGDAPTYINRIVQWAECEIESFVHLVKEISPSPETASALRSASICIQASLSHCSILESQGLKFSKLLMVLLHPYIDEVLDMNFRRARRKVLDLAMDEDEVLLSPREGGPLTVAAPSNIMFTNSGKKFMFIVKDLLDQLTSMAILHFGGTILNKLLQLFDKYVETLIKALPGPSEDDNLMEQKESIIFRAETDAQQLTLLGTAFTVADELLPMAVSKIFSPQSESKEAGGGSSEGIGPVAISTVEYKDWRRHLQHSLDKLRDHFCRQYILTFIYSREGKARLDARMYLEGKGEDLFWDSDPLPSLPFQALFARLQQLATVAGDILLGKEKIQKILLSRLTETVVMWLSDEQEFWDVFEDDSVQLQPSGLQQLILDMRFIVEIAVCGGYSSKNVHQLVSAIITRAIGTFSARGIDPQSALPEDEWFVDAAKSAISKLMLETSGSEESEPDEHIAIHDEISDSDETPTSPSTVESTESFASANMGETDGPVYFTDTES, from the exons ATGGAGAGCAGCGAGGAGGAAGACGACTTCCTGACGCACGAGTGGATCACCCCCCAGTCCAGCATCAACTCCATTTACCAGTCCGACACCGAAAAG GGGATCAGGAAAATCTGTTCTGAGCTTTTGGAATTAAAAGATGCAGTGGAAAATTTATCTGGGAACATGCATTCAAAGTACCTATCCTTCCTCAG AATATCTGAGGAGGTTATTGAAGTGGAGCAAGAGTTAATCGAGCTACAAAAGCACGTATCTGCTCAAGGAATTCTTGTACAGGATCTAATAAGTGGTGTTTGTCGAGAATTAGAAGTGTGGAACAAACAAAGCAGTGAGGAACCAGATGCTGAGCTAGACCctcaaatttctgaacttgatgAACTCTTGCATGCTGATAAGGAGGATCCTAAGGTCACTTTTTTGCAAACTGTGGATGTTTTGTTGGCAGAGCGTAAAATAGAAGAAGCACTGTTGGCTTTAGAGGCAGAAGAGAGAAATTATCCAGAGTTGAATGACTTGGGGGAAAATCCATCTGTTGAAAGTTCTTCATATAAGACAGCATTCCTTGAAAGAAAGGCAGTGCTTGTGGATCAGCTTGTTGGGATTTGTGAACAACCATCTGTTTGTATTGCTGAACTGAAGAAGGCTTCGTCTGGTTTAGTTAAACTGGGGAAAGGTTCTCTGGCCCATCAGTTGCTGCTAAAAGCATATGGTTCTCGTCTCCACAAAAGCATCGAGGCTTTTCTTCCTTCATGTTCTATATACTCAGAGACATATACTGCTACTCTTTCTCAGCTTGTTTTTTCAACAATTTCATTGATAACAAAAGAATCTGGTTTAATATTTGGAGATGCGCCAACTTATATAAATCGAATTGTGCAATGGGCTGAATGTGAAATAGAGTCTTTTGTTCATTTGGTGAAAGAAATTTCTCCATCACCTGAGACTGCTTCTGCTCTTCGTTCTGCCAGCATATGTATTCAGGCTAGTCTTAGTCACTGCTCAATATTGGAATCGCAAGGACTGAAGTTCTCAAAGTTGCTTATGGTATTATTGCACCCTTATATTGATGAGGTCCTTGATATGAATTTCAGACGAGCAAGAAGAAAGGTTCTTGACTTGGCAATGGATGAAGATGAGGTGCTTCTGTCCCCTCGAGAAGGTGGTCCACTTACTGTTGCTGCCCCATCAAATATCATGTTTACAAACAGTGGGAAGAAGTTTATGTTCATCGTCAAA GATTTATTGGATCAGCTGACATCAATGGCTATACTGCATTTTGGAGGGACTATATTAAACAAGCTTCTCCAACTATTTGATAAATATGTAGAAACATTAATCAAGGCCCTACCTGGCCCTTCTGAAGATGATAACCTAATGGAGCAGAAAGAGTCTATAATTTTTAGGGCTGAAACTGATGCTCAACAACTTACACTTCTAGGAACTGCATTTACAGTTGCTGATGAACTGTTACCAATGGCTGTATCCAAAATTTTTAGTCCACAAAGTGAAAGCAAGGAAGCAGGTGGTGGGTCTTCTGAGGGCATAGGTCCGGTCGCGATTAGTACCGTAGAATACAAGGATTGGAGGCGCCATCTCCAACACTCGCTGGATAAACTCAGAGATCATTTCTGTAGGCAGTATATCTTAACCTTCATTTATTCTCGTGAAGGAAAAGCTAGATTAGATGCTCGGATGTATTTGGAAGGGAAAGGAGAAGATCTTTTCTGGGATTCTGATCCATTGCCTTCCTTGCCATTTCAG GCTTTGTTTGCAAGGTTGCAGCAATTAGCAACTGTAGCTGGTGACATCCTACTTGGGAAAGAAAAGATACAAAAAATTTTGCTTTCAAGGCTAACAGAGACTGTAGTGATGTGGCTTTCGGATGAGCAGGAGTTCTGGGACGTGTTCGAAGATGATTCTGTTCAGCTCCAGCCATCTGGGCTACAACAG TTAATACTTGATATGCGCTTCATTGTTGAAATTGCTGTTTGTGGGGGATATTCATCGAAAAATGTTCACCAACTTGTGTCGGCCATTATAACAAGGGCTATTGGAACGTTCTCTGCTAGAGGCATAGACCCTCAAAG TGCACTTCCGGAGGATGAATGGTTTGTTGATGCTGCTAAGTCAGCAATAAGCAAGCTAATGTTGGAAACTTCGGGATCTGAGGAGTCTGAACCAGATGAGCATATAGCAATACATGATGAGATATCAGATTCTGATGAGACCCCTACAAGCCCATCAACTGTAGAGTCTACAGAATCTTTTGCTTCTGCCAACATGGGCGAAACTGATGGCCCTGTTTACTTTACAGACACCGAATCTTGA